Proteins found in one Sphingobium sp. V4 genomic segment:
- the ahpF gene encoding alkyl hydroperoxide reductase subunit F gives MLDANLKGQLKAYMANITRPIELVASLDDGAKSRELEGLLNEIAELSDKVSLILAGHDKRKPSFMIRRAGTDIGVTFAGIPMGHEFTSLVLALLQVGGHPSKAAQDLIQQVKDLDGDFAFETYFSLSCQNCPDVVQALNLMSVLNPRISHVAIDGGLFKDEVDARKVMAVPTIFLNGEPFGQGRMELEQIVAKIDSGAEARAAEKIKAQDPFEVLVIGGGPAGAAAAIYSARKGIRTGVAAERFGGQVLDTMDIENFISVSRTEGPKLASALEAHVKDYDVEIMNLQKAAKLIPAKNEGGYHEVVLENGASLKGRTIILSTGARWRQMGVPGEEEYRNKGVAYCPHCDGPLFKGKRVAVIGGGNSGVEAAIDLAGIVAHVTLIEYDSQLRADAVLQRKLASLPNVKIITSALTTKVEGNGERVTGLSYKDRNHGNDHDIELEGIFVQIGLVPNTEWLKDSIALSTRGEIEIDARGETSQPGIFAAGDCTTVPYKQIVIAMGAGSTAALSAFDYLIRLPASEDAAQAA, from the coding sequence ATGTTGGACGCAAATCTCAAGGGCCAGCTCAAGGCCTATATGGCGAACATCACGCGGCCCATCGAGTTGGTGGCATCGCTGGATGACGGCGCCAAGTCGCGCGAACTGGAAGGCCTGCTGAACGAGATCGCCGAACTGTCGGACAAGGTATCGTTGATCCTGGCCGGCCACGACAAGCGCAAGCCCAGCTTCATGATCCGCCGCGCGGGCACCGACATCGGCGTGACCTTCGCCGGCATTCCGATGGGCCATGAGTTCACTTCGCTTGTGCTGGCGCTGCTCCAGGTCGGCGGGCACCCCTCCAAGGCGGCGCAGGATCTGATCCAGCAGGTGAAGGATCTGGACGGCGATTTCGCCTTCGAAACCTATTTCTCGCTGTCATGCCAGAATTGCCCCGACGTGGTGCAGGCGCTCAATCTGATGAGCGTCCTCAATCCCCGGATCAGCCACGTCGCGATAGACGGCGGACTATTCAAGGACGAAGTCGACGCGCGCAAGGTGATGGCGGTTCCCACCATCTTCCTCAATGGCGAACCCTTCGGTCAGGGCCGCATGGAACTGGAGCAGATCGTTGCCAAGATCGACAGCGGCGCCGAAGCGCGCGCTGCGGAGAAGATCAAGGCGCAGGATCCCTTCGAAGTGCTGGTCATCGGCGGCGGCCCTGCCGGCGCGGCGGCGGCAATCTATTCGGCGCGCAAGGGCATCCGCACGGGCGTCGCGGCGGAGCGGTTCGGCGGCCAGGTGCTCGACACGATGGATATCGAGAATTTCATATCGGTATCGCGCACCGAAGGTCCGAAGCTGGCCTCCGCTCTCGAAGCCCATGTGAAGGATTATGACGTCGAGATCATGAACCTCCAGAAGGCCGCGAAGCTGATCCCTGCCAAGAACGAGGGCGGCTATCATGAGGTCGTGCTGGAAAATGGCGCGTCGCTGAAGGGCCGCACCATCATCCTGTCCACCGGCGCCCGCTGGAGGCAGATGGGCGTGCCGGGCGAAGAAGAATATCGCAACAAGGGCGTCGCCTACTGCCCGCACTGCGATGGCCCGCTGTTCAAGGGCAAGCGCGTGGCGGTGATCGGCGGCGGCAACAGCGGCGTCGAAGCAGCGATCGATCTGGCGGGCATCGTCGCGCATGTGACGCTGATCGAATATGATAGCCAGTTGCGCGCCGATGCCGTGTTGCAGCGGAAATTGGCCAGCCTGCCCAACGTCAAGATCATCACGTCGGCGCTGACGACCAAGGTGGAAGGCAATGGGGAGCGGGTGACGGGCCTGTCCTACAAGGATCGCAATCATGGCAACGACCATGACATCGAACTGGAGGGCATTTTCGTCCAGATCGGCCTGGTGCCCAACACCGAATGGCTGAAGGACAGTATCGCCCTGTCGACCCGTGGCGAGATCGAGATCGACGCGCGTGGCGAAACGAGCCAGCCGGGCATCTTCGCTGCGGGCGACTGCACGACCGTGCCGTACAAGCAGATCGTGATCGCCATGGGAGCCGGTTCGACGGCGGCGCTTTCCGCCTTCGACTACCTGATCCGCCTGCCAGCCAGCGAGGATGCGGCGCAGGCGGCCTGA
- the ahpC gene encoding alkyl hydroperoxide reductase subunit C: MALINTPLKPFKATAYKQGKFVDVTDADVKGKWAVFFFYPADFTFVCPTELEDLADIYPTLQGMGVEVYSVSTDTHFCHKAWHDTSPAIGKINYYMLGDQNHALSTQFDVLREGVGLADRGTFVLDPEGVIQLVEITPEGVGRNAAELLRKVKALQYWASHPGEVCPAKWEEGAETLAPSLDLVGKI; this comes from the coding sequence ATGGCTCTCATCAACACCCCCCTGAAGCCCTTCAAGGCCACTGCCTACAAGCAGGGCAAGTTTGTCGACGTCACGGATGCCGACGTGAAGGGCAAGTGGGCCGTCTTCTTCTTCTACCCGGCCGACTTCACCTTCGTCTGCCCGACCGAACTGGAAGACCTGGCCGACATCTACCCGACCCTCCAGGGCATGGGCGTGGAAGTCTATTCGGTCTCGACCGACACGCACTTCTGCCACAAGGCCTGGCACGACACCTCGCCGGCGATCGGCAAGATCAACTATTATATGCTGGGTGACCAGAACCATGCGCTGTCGACCCAGTTCGACGTTCTGCGCGAGGGCGTCGGCCTGGCCGACCGTGGCACCTTCGTGCTCGACCCCGAAGGCGTAATCCAGCTGGTCGAAATCACCCCAGAGGGCGTGGGCCGTAACGCAGCCGAACTGCTCCGCAAGGTGAAGGCGCTGCAGTATTGGGCCAGCCACCCCGGTGAAGTCTGCCCGGCCAAGTGGGAAGAAGGCGCGGAAACCCTCGCTCCCTCGCTTGACCTCGTCGGCAAGATCTAA